CTGTTTCTTCATTAatattcttaattatttttatttattaaatattttatgtattcatAGCTGAAGTCTCTTCATTCCCACCTTCTGTGttcagtggtggtggtgggaaaaagaagctaaaaaaaaaagtggagaaatTTAGAGTGGAATGGTGTTCATGTTTAGAAAAAACTCTTGCATGGAATATAAGAGGGACAGGAGGAATTTTGCTATGGAAGCAGTTAGAATAGGAGCTGTGAAAACTGAGCAGGATCTagccagattttaaaaacaaaggactGCAGGAGCAGGGTTTGAAtacattactttaaaaaaatgaattgaaAATTAAGGAGATTTTATCTAAAGTGATGAAGAGAGGGGAAGAGTTGTTTTGAGACCAAagttaattaattattttactgaaaataccAATAGAAATTGAGCAGAAACACAGACTGGGAGAGGATGTGATGAATAGGAACAGAAAGGCATTTTGCAGATAATTTTCTAAAGAATTTGGTTCAGCCTGTATGTGCTTTGtagcacagagctggggggcATGTGCATTAACATGTTTTTGATGGCATCCTTGGAGGTTTGTAAAGCTAAAAAATTGTGCCTCGTTCTTGCAGCTCTGTGGCAGAGGAAGATCTTGATCCTTTCCTAAGGAATACAAAATTCCAGTATGAAGCTTTCCGAAGTAGCAGTAAGCCTGCCTTTCCTTATGCATGTCTTTAAATGTTAAGGGACTCTGAGGAGCACAGagtgctgcttctttttctagattatttatagttttatatttacacacacaaatataaaatgtgTACACGTATATCTGTAATGGAAAGATCTGATTGTTTTTTCATCTGATAGATAAAAGATAGTGGTGAACTTTTCTTGTAAAACCAGACCCTGCACTGAAGATGCAGATGTGTGTTTATAGCTTTTCTTAATCATCCCTTGGCAAAATAATTAGAATCACATTAAaggttaggtttttttcctaatgaagtGCAAGAGGGAATTTGGCTGCCTGTACTTAAAAATTGCACTAACAGTTTAGAGGAAAACAATTTTAGAAGCTTTTATCTGTTAAGTTTTGGTGACAGTACGTGATAACCATTAAAGTGGAGGACTGATGGCTGTGTTTCAGGAAGTACTGCGAGTAGATTCCTTTTTTGGGGAGGAAAGGGTtgatttgggtttggttttttttacacgTCTTCACACAAGCTCAGCTTACAGCTGATTAAATTCCTTTTTAGTTCTAATTAGGCAATGTCTTAGTGATACTGACTATTAATAAGCTACTGATGACTCTTTGAAATGATGACGTGCCTTTTCCAACATTCCTGAGGTTTAAAGGGCCACAAAGCACGATGAAAGCTTACttataaaattttacttttgcatGTTAAACCTGAAATTCAAATACACTTATGAATTAAAAACACATTAtgggtttcttttaaatagGACTTTCATCTGATGCCACAGTACTGACGCCCAACACGGAGAGCAGTTGTGACTTGATGACCAAAACCAAATCAGTGAGTGGGAACGACGACAGCACCTCCTTAGATTTAGAGTGGGAAGATGAAGAAGGTATTTATCCTGCATTTCAGCTTCATCCAGAACTTACAACTTAAAGATGTTGACAGTTTAAGCTATGTTTGCTGTaaatttgttgttttcaaaaGGGAAGGTGatttaaaacttatttctgATGGAATTTCTGACAAGTTTGTAAGGATTaaactgtaaattatttttaccgagaaaattccttattttgatAAATGTGGAGATAGCCCTAATAAATGAATTCATTTATTTGGATGCTCCAGTAAATGCCTTTCCCTGCATTTTGTGGAATTGACTTGTAAACTCCTGACAAAAGTAATGGTAAAGAAATGCTGCCCTCTCGTGagccaggaggagaaggaagagcttgttcttccttttcaaaTGTGGAAGTTAGTCAGGAGTCTGACTTaagtattttgggaaaaaacccttaTTACTTTTACTGTAACATTCACTGGGAACTTAGATCTGCATTCCAGGGAGTATCCCAGCTATCCTCATTGCTGCTGTTAcagatattttctgtatttcctcatTGTTAccaatattttctcttttatttactAAATCTGCAAAGCTCTTATAAAATTTGGAGACCTTGACTATTGAAAAGCTCACCAAAAATAAGCaagggtttgtttcttttagccAATCCAtagctgtttttttttcttttcacaagaCAGTTTGCAATTACTGACAAAATCAGTAAAATCTTGGGTGTCTTCGGGCAGTTTTCAGAACCGTATTTTGCCTTATTTTGTGTGGAATTAAATACCCCTTTCCAGACAAACTGAAGACCTTTCCTAGACCACTGAATCCAGTATCTCTCCACATTTTAGCTTTGTTTCTTCTAGCAGAAACATAGAAGTTAGATGAAAACTCACGACGATGTGTTTCTCATAAATGTGTCTTAAAATGCCAGGCATGAACAGGATGATCCCAATGAGGGAGCGCTCCAAGACGGAGGAGGACATCCTCCGGGCAGCGCTGAAATTCAACAGCAGGAAGACAGGGAGCCACCCAGCCTCGGCCTCTGACGATTCCAACGGGCTCGAGTGGGAGAATGACTTTGTCAGCGCCGAGGTGGATGATAACGGCAATTCCGAGTACGCCGGCTTCGTCAATCCCGTGCTGGAGCTGTCGGCCTCGGATGTGAGGCTGTCGGATTGCAACCACCAGGACAGATAGTGACGCTATCTGCACGGCCCCTGCTTGTGACCAAATgctggaaagggaaatggaatGTACAAAGCCAATTTGCTCTTTTGTAACCCGCTTCCCTTCTTCTTCTACACGGATCGGCAAGGAATGGGAATGGCTTGCTGTCCGAAGGAATTCAGAACTAAGTGCAATTTTATCAGCTACCTTCTCCACTTTTGTGAAAACTGGGATGATTCTATTGTGTATATTTCTGGATATCTggatttaatataaaattatctgCACTAATTGAAGCTTCGTAGCTTGACTTATCTAAGATATTTTAACTCGCCTTTTCTTCTGGATGATGTTTctattgattttgttttaaaattcatcatTGGCCTAATATTTATCTCAGAAACAGTCTTCTATAGTTTATTTAATACTTGAATAtaggaaaagaattttaaaatacttttatttccagTCTGTGCTTTTTGACTTGCTCTTCAGCTGTTTAGAGGGTGCAAAAGTAAGAGCTGCAAAACAAATTTGACACATGGTAAATTGCAGATTTTCCCCTGTCTAGCTTAAAGTCTTCCTAGCCTTGTGTTGtcctttttccatttactttatttttttagttacttTATGCTAAGCACGGTTAACCTCAATGAACATAGTAAAACTCATCAGGTTAGGTGAGATACTGTCTTGTATAATATGCCAGACTTAGTAAGCGTGTGCTagatagaaaaacaaaaatcaaataaaatagaTTCTCTGTGTGtcaataaaatggaaattttaacCAGTGGAGAACTGGGAGGACCAAAGTCTTGTATTCCCAGCCCCCCTGAACAGACCAACATCTGTTGCTACGTGGTCCTTAAAATTCTTCAGTTGTGGAAAATTTATCATTCCACTGGACCAGAACAGTTACGGGAAAGCAACATCCAGTGAGCAAACTGGGGGAGGGATgatggctctgctgctggggtgggaagAACAAGAACCTAAAGAATTTCTGTatctgcattttgaaaagaaagaagaaaaattcatgttttaacTGTGTTTAAGTGCTCTGTCTTTCCTGTGCCTCTAAAGTGGATGGTTAATCCTGCTAATACGGGCTGAAATCCAAGGAGGTGTTCAGTGACTGCACCActgctgtcctgtgctgtgtgGTCTCCCCCAGTATTCCATataaatcttaatttttaacaaaagagaacCTGCAAAATACTTGCAGATCGCAAGCTTTCCCCAAAGTTTCAAAGTAAAGCCATTCTATTCTGCCACTATTTTGTGTGGCTGTCTcgtttttctgtggaaaaaagtACAACGgggtttaattttattttggagtAAAAGGAACAAGTTGTGATAAGTGATGAACCTGTGCTGTCATCACCAGAACCGAATTTGTTGGTGAAAGCTGTGTCGCTGGTTCAGATCATCTGAAACTATTCGGAATATTTGGGTTATTACAGTGTGGGTAAGGAACAAAAGTACTGCACACTGGGATTAAATACGTACAAGTAACCTGAGAGAACGGATAAATCCTGTTGGTAACATTCCATCTCTTAATTTCAATTGTAGCTgtgtcactgaaaatatttcaatgccATTATTTATGTTTGCAATACTTGTAATGAGCTTTAAAGATCTGTACACATCAAATGTATATTTTGGGTTTGGCCTCAGCTACTGCTGTGTGACTTCTCCTGGACACTTCTTTGTACAATATATTCCTATGGCAAGGAAGGCAACTTCCTCACCATGTAAATAACATGTTTTTTACCTGCTGAGACTGTCACCTCCCCTGCACTGGTCACTGCTTTTCCTGGCCAGTGAACATGAGGTGACCTTGTCCTGACCATGCCTTGAGGAAGTCAATTAGCTGATAGTCCTGCCCTTAGGATGAACAAGCACTTAGGAAAAAGGAGGCtgacttcagctttttctgtgaTGGGCATGTTCTGTAGCCATGGTTAATAATATCATTTGCAGCACTCAGTGCACCACGCCGAGTGACTTTGAAGTGGTGCTCCATATTTGTGGATATTTTGAGAAATCGAGAGATTCTATAAACAGCTCATGTGAAACAATTCAAGAGTACTGTAAAATGCATATCTGTACAAATTGAAAAGTCATTAAAATTTTCAGCAAGTCTTACATTTGGCAGTGTTGCATCTGTTGCTGGGTTTGTGGCAGCCATGTCAGAGCCGAGCTGAATGCCACAGTGTCCATTCTGGAGACCTGCTGCTTTGGAAGGGAAGCTCCAAACAAGCTGCAATAACAGAACACCTGAGGAATTTGGAGCATGGAGCCCTTCTCTTGCTGGAAATGAG
This window of the Corvus cornix cornix isolate S_Up_H32 chromosome 4, ASM73873v5, whole genome shotgun sequence genome carries:
- the AP1AR gene encoding AP-1 complex-associated regulatory protein isoform X2, producing the protein MGNCWAQWCCGLFFRRDPGRIQRGGGSKYFRTCSTGEHFTIEFENLVESDEGESPGSSHRPLTEEEIADLKDRHYDSIAEKQRVVDLKLQSEQRRQHRITQRAHAVNNGEFQSSVAEEDLDPFLRNTKFQYEAFRSSRLSSDATVLTPNTESSCDLMTKTKSVSGNDDSTSLDLEWEDEEGMNRMIPMRERSKTEEDILRAALKFNSRKTGSHPASASDDSNGLEWENDFVSAEVDDNGNSEYAGFVNPVLELSASDVRLSDCNHQDR
- the AP1AR gene encoding AP-1 complex-associated regulatory protein isoform X1; amino-acid sequence: MGNCWAQWCCGLFFRRDPGRIQRGGGSKYFRTCSTGEHFTIEFENLVESDEGESPGSSHRPLTEEEIADLKDRHYDSIAEKQRVVDLKLQSELALQEEKLRLEEEALYAAQREAARAAKQKKLLEQRRQHRITQRAHAVNNGEFQSSVAEEDLDPFLRNTKFQYEAFRSSRLSSDATVLTPNTESSCDLMTKTKSVSGNDDSTSLDLEWEDEEGMNRMIPMRERSKTEEDILRAALKFNSRKTGSHPASASDDSNGLEWENDFVSAEVDDNGNSEYAGFVNPVLELSASDVRLSDCNHQDR